A segment of the Terriglobales bacterium genome:
ACAAGAAACTTCTGGCGCGCGAGCGAGATCTCCGGCTCGACCTGCGGTTGCGCGCCTGGACCCTCGGCGGTCAGGCGGCGTGACAGGCTCACCAGACCTTCTTCAAACTCTCCGCCCAGGATGGTCGCCACTCCCATCTTGCGCAGCAATTGCGCATTCACCGGAGCATAGAGTCCGTAAGCGCACAGCTGCGCCGACGGATTGAGCTCGCGCACGCGGGGGATCACGCTCATGGCGATGCGCGTCGCGGTGTGCATGGGCAGGTAGAAGCAGATGAGCCGGGCTGCGCGGACGGCATCTTCGTCGAGCGAATCGCGAGAGAGGTCGAGCGCGCGGACATCGTTTCCTGCCGCACGCAGCCAGGCGGCGGGTGAGGCCAGGCCGAAGGGCTGGCGTCCGAGTTCGTAGGTCGAGATGAGGAGGACGGTCATTCGGCCAGTCGATTCTACTTCGGCCTGCAGTATATAGACGCGGGCGAGGACGCCCGCGGGACAGCCGGCGAGACGCCGGCGCTACCTTAGTCTTTGCTTTGCGGGGGAACGTAGCCGGGGGGCAGCACCGCACCCTCGCCGAAGAAGAAATCTTCCATGTGCTTGACGATGATCTCCTGCGCCTCTTTGTGGGCGGGGTTGAGGCGGTACTCGTTGAGGATCATCTTGCAGTGCTCCTGCCAGAGCTTCCAGGCCTCTTGCGAGACGTTCTCGTAGATGCGCTGGCCGAGCGGGCCGTCGAAAGGCGGCTCGTCCATTCCCGGCATCTCGCGCTGGAACTTGACGCACTTCACCATCCGCTTGCCGACGGTGGAAGCCGGTTCGGGTGTGGGCATGGAGCAAGGCATGGCCCTATGCTACTAGAGCCGTGGCGGTTTGTCAGCGCTCCCTCGGCCTTGGAATTACATCCCGAGCCCGCCGCGGCGGGCGAGGGAACCCTACCTCATCCGCGAACATTCAGGAGCGGGTAGGGCTCCCTCGCTGCGCTCGGGATGTAAAGAGTAGGCGGACACGTGGACAAGCCACCGCATGGGAAATAGACTGGCTGCGCATGCGATTGGTGACATTCGAGGACGCGGGCGGCAGGCAGCGCATCGGGGCGCTGGTGGAAGGCGACCGCATCGTGGACCTGCACGCCGCATACGAGCTCTACCTGCGCGAATCATCTGCTACGGCCAAGGGA
Coding sequences within it:
- a CDS encoding oxidative damage protection protein encodes the protein MPCSMPTPEPASTVGKRMVKCVKFQREMPGMDEPPFDGPLGQRIYENVSQEAWKLWQEHCKMILNEYRLNPAHKEAQEIIVKHMEDFFFGEGAVLPPGYVPPQSKD